The Euphorbia lathyris chromosome 3, ddEupLath1.1, whole genome shotgun sequence genome contains a region encoding:
- the LOC136222128 gene encoding V-type proton ATPase subunit a1: MVLQKMEQFIEDLPPMDLMRSEKMSFVQLIIPVESAHRAVSYLGELGLLQFRDLNADKSPFQRTFVNQVKRCGEMSRKLRFFKDQINKAGVLSTALPVAEPDVELEELEIQLAEHEHELIEMNSNSEKLQQSYNELLEFKLVLQKAVCFLVSSNSHSISDGTELNENVYSTDRYGENTSLLEQELRSVPSHQSGLRFISGIIPRAKVPRFERILFRATRGNMLFNQASADEEIMDPVSAEMVEKTVFVVFFSGEQARTKILKICEAFGASCYPVPEDITKQRQITREVLSRLSELEATLDAGIRHRNKALASVGFHLTKWMKMVRREKAVYDALNMLNFDVTKKCLVGEGWCPMFAKAEIQETLQRATFDSSSQVGIIFHVMDALESPPTYFRTNRFTNAFQEIVDAYGVARYQEANPAVYTVITFPFLFAVMFGDWGHGICLLLGALVLIARESKLSSQKLGSFMEMLFGGRYVLLLMAFFSIYCGLIYNEFFSVPFHIFGDSAYRCRDITCSNAHTAGLIKVQDPYPFGVDPSWRGSRTELPFLNSLKMKMSILIGVAQMNAGILLSYFNARFFGSSIDIRYQFVPQMIFLNSLFGYLSLLIIIKWCSGSQADLYHVMIYMFLSPTDELGENELFWGQRPLQILLLLLALIAVPWMLFPKPFILKKMHTERFQGRSYGLLDTSEDLEMEPGSARSHHDDFNFSEVFVHQMIHSIEFVLGAVSNTASYLRLWALSLAHSELSTVFYEKVLLLAWGYDNIAIRLVGLAVFSFATAFILLMMETLSAFLHALRLHWVEFQNKFYNGDGYKFKPFSFALLTEDDD; this comes from the exons ATGGTCCTCCAGAAAATGGAACAGTTCATCGAGGACCTTCCTCCAATGGATCTGATGCGTTCTGAGAAGATGTCTTTTGTTCAGCTCATCATTCCTGTTGAGTCCGCTCACCGTGCCGTCTCTTATCTCGGTGAACTCGGCCTTCTTCAATTTCGTGAT TTAAATGCTGATAAAAGTCCTTTTCAGAGGACATTCGTTAATCAG GTAAAACGATGTGGGGAGATGTCAAGGAAGCTGCGATTTTTTAAAGATCAAATCAATAAAGCTGGAGTGCTATCTACTGCACTTCCCGTTGCGGAACCAGATGTTGAATTGGAGGAATTAGAG ATACAACTTGCTGAACATGAACACGAGCTAATTGAGATGAACTCTAACAGTGAGAAACTTCAACAATCATACAATGAGCTTCTAGAATTTAAATTGGTCTTGCAAAAG GCAGTCTGCTTTCTTGTATCAAGTAATAGTCATTCAATCTCAGATGGAACAGAATTAAATGAAAATGTGTACTCAACGGATCGTTATGGTGAAAATACCTCACTTCTTGAACAG GAACTGAGGTCTGTACCATCTCACCAGTCAGGTTTAAGATTTATTAGTGGTATTATACCCAGAGCGAAAGTTCCGAGATTTGAGAGGATATTATTTCGTGCTACAAGGGGTAATATGCTTTTCAATCAGGCATCAGCAGATGAAGAGATTATGGATCCTGTGTCAGCTGAAATG GTTGAGAAGACAGTATTTGTAGTTTTCTTTTCTGGGGAACAGGCAAGaacaaaaattttgaaaatttgtGAAGCATTTGGAGCTAGCTGCTATCCTGTCCCTGAAGATATTACTAAACAGAGGCAAATAACTAGAGAA GTTTTGTCACGCCTATCTGAACTTGAAGCCACTTTGGATGCTGGAATTCGCCATCGGAATAAAGCTCTTGCTTCTGTTGGGTTCCACCTGACAAAATGGATGAAAATG GTAAGGAGGGAGAAGGCAGTATATGATGCATTGAATATGCTCAATTTTGACGTTACAAAAAAATGTCTTGTTGGAGAGGGTTGGTGTCCTATGTTTGCAAAAGCTGAG ATTCAGGAGACACTGCAACGTGCGACATTTGATAGCAGTTCACAAGTGGGCATAATATTTCATGTGATGGATGCTCTGGAATCACCTCCTACATATTTCAGAACAAATCGTTTTACAAATGCATTTCAAGAAATTGTTGATGCATACGG TGTTGCTAGGTATCAAGAAGCGAATCCTGCAGTTTATACGGTTATTACttttccatttctttttgcgGTGATGTTTGGGGATTGGGGCCATGGAATATGTTTGCTGCTTGGAGCATTAGTCCTTATAGCTCGGGAAAGTAAGCTCAGTTCCCAG AAACTTGGAAGCTTTATGGAGATGCTTTTTGGTGGCCGCTATGTACTTCTTTTAATGGCATTTTTCTCCATTTACTGTGGTCTGATTTACAATGAGTTCTTTTCTGTCCCTTTTCACATATTTGGCGATTCTGCTTACAGATGCCGGGACATCACTTGCAG TAATGCGCACACAGCTGGTTTAATCAAAGTACAAGATCCGTACCCATTTGGGGTGGATCCCAGTTGGCGTGGAAGTCGCACAGAACTTCCCTTTTTGAACTCCCTCAAGATGAAGATGTCTATACTGATAGGTGTTGCTCAGATGAATGCTGGAATCTTATTAAGTTATTTTAACGCACGCTTTTTTGGGAGCTCGATAGATATAAG GTATCAGTTTGTGCCTCAGATGATTTTTCTGAACTCTCTATTTGGGTACCTTTCACTTCTCATTATCATCAAGTGGTGCTCTGGTTCTCAGGCAGACCTTTATCATGTGATGATATACATGTTTTTGAGTCCTACTGACGAACTTGGTGAGAATGAATTGTTTTGGGGCCAGAGACCATTGCAG ATCCTGTTGTTGCTTTTGGCTCTAATTGCAGTTCCATGGATGCTGTTTCCTAAGCCATTTATTCTGAAGAAGATGCACACAGAG AGATTTCAAGGTCGCAGCTATGGACTTCTTGACACCTCGGAGGATCTGGAGATGGAACCTGGATCTGCACGATCACATCatgatgattttaatttcagTGAGGTATTCGTCCACCAAATGATCCACTCCATTGAATTTGTACTCGGTGCAGTCTCAAACACGGCATCATATCTTCGGCTTTGGGCTTTGAG CCTGGCACACTCAGAGTTGTCTACTGTTTTCTATGAGAAAGTCCTCCTCCTTGCTTGGGG GTATGACAACATTGCGATCCGATTAGTGGGGCTTGCAGTATTTTCCTTTGCTACTGCCTTCATTCTACTAATGATGGAGACACTGAGTGCATTCCTACATGCCTTGCGTCTTCATTGGGTGGAATTCCAAAATAAGTTCTACAACGGTGACGGCTACAAATTTAAACCATTCTCCTTTGCTTTGCTAACTGAAGATGATGACTAG